A region from the Lycium barbarum isolate Lr01 chromosome 8, ASM1917538v2, whole genome shotgun sequence genome encodes:
- the LOC132608156 gene encoding disease resistance protein RUN1-like — protein sequence MYGVGGIGKTTLAKAIYNRIFRHFDGSCFLSNVRSEAEAPSNGLVKLQQKLLRQILKNKDFEINNVAEGIKLFKTRFESKKVLIVLDDLDHMRQLHSLARDRSWFGSGSLIIITTRDEHLLCGLRANER from the coding sequence atgtatggtgttggtggaatagGGAAAACAACTCTGGCAAAAGCTATCTACAATCGAATATTTCGACACTTCGATGGTAGTTGCTTCTTATCGAATGTTAGATCAGAAGCTGAAGCACCATCTAATGGTCTGGTCAAGCTGCAACAGAAACTTCTTCGTCAAATTCTCAAAAATAAGGATTTTGAAATTAACAATGTTGCTGAAGGCATCAAACTATTCAAAACAAGATTTGAGTCAAAAAAGGTTCTAATAGTTCTTGATGATTTGGACCACATGAGACAATTGCATTCCTTAGCAAGAGATCGAAGTTGGTTTGGTTCAGGTAGTCTCATAATTATTACAACCCGAGATGAGCATTTGCTATGTGGGCTTAGAGCAAATGAGAGATAA